In Acipenser ruthenus chromosome 16, fAciRut3.2 maternal haplotype, whole genome shotgun sequence, the following proteins share a genomic window:
- the LOC117412049 gene encoding telomeric repeat-binding factor 2-interacting protein 1-like isoform X2, protein MQCTECDSSSVKQHCPTPHTMTLFVDDTGCPMRFFIRPGNAKRRFLPVIKLGGGVMCRIQEPGAISLADPKEQSGVAAPGYISVQYILDCVEKNERLDLEGYRLGSTQQERGDSTSSGVCWTGRVGYSREEDDAILRYLKEHSSKESLVRGNKIWQEMERAAVTCHTWQSMKDRYRKHLAGRMEAFQIEDLAATPSNTATHSTKKKSKLEETEAMDTSSDQQVIGSTCTSVENQAVEQEEMKELTNRAEKEEEVLEKESGDETPDLEDLVTGEARDQEEAGAQNVVPGQESVPVAGRAELGQPQSPVSLLSKFMMHKDSFIVDSQTQEGEEGASDPSEAEVEDAIAAVQFLMDEFGVDLACVMQSLLKNSGDFQAVLHYLRTGRRADGRPLWTRHDDLDLQSGDPTTKQALILKYGEENVAKRVAFFNT, encoded by the exons ATGCAGTGCACAGAGTGTGATTCGTCCAGCGTGAAGCAGCACTGCCCCACCCCTCACACCATGACCCTCTTTGTTGACGATACAGGTTGCCCCATGCGTTTCTTCATCAGACCCGGCAATGCCAAGCGCCGCTTCTTACCTGTAATCAAGCTGGGGGGCGGGGTGATGTGCCGCATACAGGAGCCGGGTGCAATATCCCTGGCTGACCCAAAGGAGCAGAGTGGGGTTGCTGCTCCGGGATACATCTCTGTGCAGTACATCCTCGACTGTGTGGAGAAAAACGAGAGGCTGGACCTGGAGGGGTACAGGCTGGGGTCAACCCAGCAGGAGCGAGGCGATTCTACAAGCAGTGGCGTGTGCTGGACGGGGCGTGTTGGGTACAGCAGAGAGGAGGATGATGCAATCCTGCGATACCTCAAGGAGCACAGCAGCAAGGAGAGCCTGGTCAGGGGCAACAAGATCTGGCAAGAGATGGAGCGCGCTGCCGTGACCTGCCACACCTGGCAGTCTATGAAGGACCGCTATAGGAAGCACCTGGCCGGCCGGATGGAGGCGTTCCAGATTGAGGACCTCGCAGCCACTCCGAGCAACACGGCAACACATTCCACCAAGAAGAAAAGCAAACTCGAGGAAACCGAGGCCATGGACACTTCATCAGACCAGCAAG TGATTGGATCCACCTGTACTTCAGTTGAAAACCAGGCTGTGGAGCAAGAGGAAATGAAGGAGCTGACAAACAGAGCAGAGAAAGAGGAAGAAGTCCTGGAGAAAGAG TCCGGTGATGAGACCCCAGATCTAGAAGATCTAGTGACTGGTGAGGCAAGAGACCAGGAGGAAGCAGGAGCCCAGAATGTTGTACCTGGCCAGGAGAGCGTGCCCGTGGCTGGGAGAGCTGAGTTAGGGCAGCCCCAAAGCCCAGTGTCTTTGCTTTCTAAGTTTATGATGCACAAGGACTCATTCATTGTAGATTCCCAGACGCaggagggtgaggagggggcGTCCGACCCCTCTGAGGCGGAGGTGGAAGATGCCATCGCTGCTGTGCAGTTCCTGATGGACGAGTTTGGAGTGGACCTGGCGTGCGTGATGCAGAGCTTGCTGAAGAACAGCGGTGATTTCCAGGCTGTGCTGCACTACCTGCGCACCGGCCGCAGAGCGGACGGGAGACCCCTCTGGACACGGCACGACGATCTGGATCTGCAGTCAGGAGACCCCACCACAAAACAGGCTCTAATACTCAAGTATGGAGAGGAAAACGTGGCCAAGAGGGTGGCATTTTTCAATACCTGA
- the LOC117412049 gene encoding telomeric repeat-binding factor 2-interacting protein 1-like isoform X1, producing the protein MQCTECDSSSVKQHCPTPHTMTLFVDDTGCPMRFFIRPGNAKRRFLPVIKLGGGVMCRIQEPGAISLADPKEQSGVAAPGYISVQYILDCVEKNERLDLEGYRLGSTQQERGDSTSSGVCWTGRVGYSREEDDAILRYLKEHSSKESLVRGNKIWQEMERAAVTCHTWQSMKDRYRKHLAGRMEAFQIEDLAATPSNTATHSTKKKSKLEETEAMDTSSDQQVIGSTCTSVENQAVEQEEMKELTNRAEKEEEVLEKEVSDTEVEILQGQEVTVESAQLAQSSSAKRRKLGILELAICEFESGDETPDLEDLVTGEARDQEEAGAQNVVPGQESVPVAGRAELGQPQSPVSLLSKFMMHKDSFIVDSQTQEGEEGASDPSEAEVEDAIAAVQFLMDEFGVDLACVMQSLLKNSGDFQAVLHYLRTGRRADGRPLWTRHDDLDLQSGDPTTKQALILKYGEENVAKRVAFFNT; encoded by the exons ATGCAGTGCACAGAGTGTGATTCGTCCAGCGTGAAGCAGCACTGCCCCACCCCTCACACCATGACCCTCTTTGTTGACGATACAGGTTGCCCCATGCGTTTCTTCATCAGACCCGGCAATGCCAAGCGCCGCTTCTTACCTGTAATCAAGCTGGGGGGCGGGGTGATGTGCCGCATACAGGAGCCGGGTGCAATATCCCTGGCTGACCCAAAGGAGCAGAGTGGGGTTGCTGCTCCGGGATACATCTCTGTGCAGTACATCCTCGACTGTGTGGAGAAAAACGAGAGGCTGGACCTGGAGGGGTACAGGCTGGGGTCAACCCAGCAGGAGCGAGGCGATTCTACAAGCAGTGGCGTGTGCTGGACGGGGCGTGTTGGGTACAGCAGAGAGGAGGATGATGCAATCCTGCGATACCTCAAGGAGCACAGCAGCAAGGAGAGCCTGGTCAGGGGCAACAAGATCTGGCAAGAGATGGAGCGCGCTGCCGTGACCTGCCACACCTGGCAGTCTATGAAGGACCGCTATAGGAAGCACCTGGCCGGCCGGATGGAGGCGTTCCAGATTGAGGACCTCGCAGCCACTCCGAGCAACACGGCAACACATTCCACCAAGAAGAAAAGCAAACTCGAGGAAACCGAGGCCATGGACACTTCATCAGACCAGCAAG TGATTGGATCCACCTGTACTTCAGTTGAAAACCAGGCTGTGGAGCAAGAGGAAATGAAGGAGCTGACAAACAGAGCAGAGAAAGAGGAAGAAGTCCTGGAGAAAGAGGTGAGCGACACAGAAGTGGAGATTCTTCAAGGGCAAGAGGTAACTGTGGAGTCCGCCCAGCTCGCACAGAGCAGCAGTGCAAAGCGCCGGAAATTGGGGATTCTGGAATTGGCAATCTGTGAATTTGAG TCCGGTGATGAGACCCCAGATCTAGAAGATCTAGTGACTGGTGAGGCAAGAGACCAGGAGGAAGCAGGAGCCCAGAATGTTGTACCTGGCCAGGAGAGCGTGCCCGTGGCTGGGAGAGCTGAGTTAGGGCAGCCCCAAAGCCCAGTGTCTTTGCTTTCTAAGTTTATGATGCACAAGGACTCATTCATTGTAGATTCCCAGACGCaggagggtgaggagggggcGTCCGACCCCTCTGAGGCGGAGGTGGAAGATGCCATCGCTGCTGTGCAGTTCCTGATGGACGAGTTTGGAGTGGACCTGGCGTGCGTGATGCAGAGCTTGCTGAAGAACAGCGGTGATTTCCAGGCTGTGCTGCACTACCTGCGCACCGGCCGCAGAGCGGACGGGAGACCCCTCTGGACACGGCACGACGATCTGGATCTGCAGTCAGGAGACCCCACCACAAAACAGGCTCTAATACTCAAGTATGGAGAGGAAAACGTGGCCAAGAGGGTGGCATTTTTCAATACCTGA